The genomic interval CAAATTAAAATGCACACAGGAGCACTTATCAGGCTTTCACAGGCTGTGAAAATGCTTGAAGGTAATCAACATTGGAttgcccccctttttttctgtcctttttttgtcctttcaGCCCATCCTTGCATACTAAATGTAGTTCTATAGAGACTTCATTGCTTATTTTGGAACCTAGAGTCCTCCTTTTTTATACTGGATTTTACGTTTGCTCAACATGTGGTGGAAACGGATCTGCTTTTTTTTGCAAGACCATGGTGGCATATTTCAGAAGCACAGTAATCTAATGCCCATgactctttgtctctttctggaCATTTGTTCTGGGTAATGTCAAAGGTAGATGATTGCCCTCTGCTGGCCTTGTGGACTACAGCCAAATTCAGAGCCCTCAACAACAAGAGAGGAGCAACATTTTCCAATGAACGTGACAAACAAAAGCCACAAACATTGCCAATAAATTGTAAAGCATAGAAGCAAAAGTGAACATAAGCATCACAGAGTCAAAATACAGAAGAATATACAAAgaggcactgtgtagttttgaagGAGAAATTGAAACTTAACATTTTGATATTGACAATATCAATGAATACTGATGATACAAActcaaatgtttgtattttaactgaagaaacatggaaaataaggtccccagaagactgtttttgaagctagaaagtgGCAGGGTCGCCAAAtattaagtaaaagtaaaaccgTATGAAGCGGTGTTCTAAGGTCAGTTTGATTGAAGAAAACAGGTTCATAAATTGAGTTTGCatataaaaatcagtcaatgaagatctttctcttctgattttaaGTTGTTATCCTGCATTTTGAGATGGTGTCTTATTCTTTGTTGCCACAATTTAACACTTCTTGAAATATGAccagtaaaaaatgttttctttatttgcaAGTCTGTTAAAGTATTATcatagaaatgtatttatttggttCAAACTAATTCTATCAGACAGATATTGCTATAATTGTACAAAGAGCATTATATTAAACCCTGTATCCTCTCATTTTAGGGATTCTTCGCGATGATCAAGCGGAGGAGGctggaaatgaaatgaagagGTTCCGAATGGACGAGACCAAGATCTGCAACAAGTGCTGTGCCGAGTTCTTTGATGAAGCAGAGTTTCTTGAGCATGAGAAAAATTGCACTAAAAGTCAGAAAGTGGTCATCATGAAAGAAGGAGATGGAAATGAAGTGCCTGAGGAATATTCACAAGGCTCTCCTGATGGCCTCATGAGTGACCACGATGACAGCCAGTCCAGCAGTCATTCGCTATCAAATGTCAATGCAGAGGAAGACTCCAGCATGAACACAGAAGACATGGGCCAACATGATCAGGACGAGAGCCCTGAGATGACTTTTCATCCCCTATCCAAACTCCAAGATTCAAATGTCACACTTGAAGCCATGGCAGACACTAAAGTGGCTGTCTCCCAACATTCTTCAAATAATAAATCTCTGACCTCATCACAGGAAACCATGCTGGCCATCCCAATGATCTTGGAACAGTTGGTGTGCCTCCAGCAACAGCAACTTCAGCAAATCCAGCTCACAGAACAGATCAGAATCCAAGTAGCCATGATGACTCCACAGGGTCTCCAGTCATCGGTAGGGGCTGTAATGGACCCTCTGAAAGCTCTTGGTGCACATCTCTCTCAACagctgtctgcagcagcagcactgatcGGAAAAAGGACCGGCAGTGAGAACCTTTCTATAGAGACGATGAAGCAAGGTAAACTACCTCTCCCCAGTGGCGTCCCTGCTTCTTTACCTGGAGGAGTGGGTTCAATCACCTCtaaaactgacattttgaaaggtATTCCGGATCTGGCCAGCCGTCTACCAGCACTCCTGCCACAGTCCCCAGGCATCCTTGGTTTCCCTGGCACATTCAATGGTATCCAAGCAGGGATTGAGTCCTCTAAAAAAGTAAAGTCGAAGATGCTGTCTCTCCCTCCAGAGACAAAGAATGGTGATTCATTGTACAAGCATAAGTGCAAGTACTGTGGAAAGACCTTTGGCAATGACAGTGCCCTCCAAATTCACTTGCGTTCTCACACCGGCGAGAGGCCTTTCAAGTGTAACATTTGTGGAAATCGCTTCACAACCAAAGGAAACCTAAAAGTGCATTTCCAGAGGCATAGAGACAAGTACCCTAACATCACCATGAACCCACATCCTGTGCCAGAGCACCTTGACAATATTCCCACCAGCAGTGGCATTCCCTTCGGCATGTCTGTGCCCTTTGACGAGTCAAATATGACTGAAATTAAGCCATTGATGAGTCATCCTGCTGCTGGGTTCCACCCGTCATCCATGCCAGGATTGAAGTCATTTGACACCTTTGCAGAAAGCCCGTTTTCCCAGAGACCTTCCCCATCAACAAGTGACAGCTCCCCATCTGTTTCCTTGAATGTATTTGGTCCGGAGACCGGACTGGATCCGACTCCGAAGGATACTAAAGAACAGCTCGGGGCTCTGCATCAAATGAATGGTAGCGGCCACCCAGGAGAACAAAGCTCTGGTACTGCAAAACTTCAGCAAATGGTTGATGGCCTGGATAAGAAAACCAACGACCCTAATGAGTGTGTAATCTGCCATAGGGTGCTCAGTTGCCAGAGCTCACTCAAAATGCATTATCGCACACACACGGGGGAGAGGCCCTACAAGTGCAAAATCTGCGGCCGAGCATTCTCCACCAAGGGCAACCTCAAGGCCCATTATGGGGTGCACAGGGCCAACACTCCTCTTAAAATGCAGCACTCATGTCCCATCTGTCAGAAAAAGTTCACAAAcgctgtggtcctgcagcaaCACATACGCATGCACATGGGTGGACAGATCCCCAACACGCCAATGCCAGAAAACCAGTttgaagcagcagaagcaaTGGAGTCATCTCTACCAGAGGACACACCTATTAATACCAGTGGTTTTGAAGGAAGCATGGAGGAACCCAAGCCAGAGCTGAACTCCCACAAGCCAAACGAGACCCCAGAAtctctcccacctcctcctgaggaacaaccacagcagcacaTTGCCCCTGCTATGTTTTCCAGCCTTGATGTTTTGAAGAATCTCACCTCTGCTCTTGCACTGAAACGACAGAGTAGCACCGCATCGGAAAGCGAGGGAACATCCAAAGAATCCCCATCAGCTCCCAGAGAGCAGGAATATCAGAATGGCCGCAGTCCTGCCATTTCTGACTCTGCCATGTCCTTTAACTCCGTGTCGCCAGTGAACAACACTGGCAGTTGCAAGTCTCCTGAGTCTGCTGTTGATGAGTATGCCCGCAGTGTGTCAAAACCAGAGTCTGATGGTAGTGCTCAAGGTGGCACAGAGTCCGGTGGAGCCCTTGACCTCACAGCATCCAGCAGCTTCACCCCCAAAGCAATTAAAGAGGAACCCTGCATTCCCTTCACGAACGGAGACTATAGTGAGTTTAGTAGTTAAGAAAAGTTCCTTAGAGGCTGCCTCGTTGAGTGCTTTGATCTAATTTTGTACTTCCTTGTCTCAACAGTTCCTAGTCACATGCCTTTCATGAGGATGCCATCAAGTCTGGCCAGTCTGGAGATGAAGATTCCTCCAGAGAATCCTTTGGGCCATCATGGTTTGTTCAGCTCCCATATGCCTCAGGGAACAGCCATGCCCTCCATCTCAACGGCACCGCGACGATCAACCAAACAGCACGTATGCCATACCTGTTGCAAGAACTTCTCATCTGCCAGCGCCTTGCAGATCCATGAGCGCACTCATACAGGGGAGAAGCCTTTTGCCTGCAACATCTGTGGCAGGGCCTTCACCACAAAGGGAAATCTAAAGGCAAGTCACCTTTGTCTGACAGAGTGCTGAAAAGACCATTTCATATGTCAAGCATTTGATGGGATTGTAATTGACTGTATCTTTTCTTTAGGTGCATATCGGCACTCACATGTGGAACAACTCATCACGGCGCGGCCAGCGTCTGTCTCTGGATAACCCCATGGCGCTGATGGCGATGAGCTCTGAGGCAAAGATGTTGCCAGAAATTATGCAGGTCCCCAAAGAACTGGCTGCCCCACAAATGAACTTTGACCCATCTCTGTGGAACCAGTATGCTGCCGCCTTCAGTGGTGGCCTGACCATGAAGACCAATGAAATATCGGTCATCCAGGGTGGTGGCATCCCTCTCCCTGGGAGCCCTGCTGGTGGGCCTCTGATTGGATCCACTGGAGGCCTCATGAAGATGGATGGTTCGCACTCTGGCTTGCCTGCCTCTGTTGCTGAAATTGAGAAGAACAGCTCAGACAGTGTGCCAAAATCCCAGTTCCCACATTTCATGGAGGAGGGTAAAATTGCAGTTAATTAGGCTTTTTAGCCATCAGTCAGTTTTTTGAATGTCTCCTTTTTGAATGAGGTACAATCAACATTCAGAGAAAACTTTGTAGGATTCTGGGTAGATCATTTGAATTTTTCCAGTAACTTCATTGCAGCTATCTTCCCTCCTGATCCGCACGACTCTCAAGTGTTATTTTTAGTTGAACTTGATATAACTACTgtagttgtattttattttatataaatatatatatgcgggtattttttattttttccttcctgtgcgttcttttttgttttgctgtctaTCCAGAAGTTTGAATGTATAACTTACTTGAAACTGCTTTAATTCAGACCGTCTCTTTGATACTTACTGAAGGATTCTTGACTTTAATAGGAAAAGTTTCAGGGCACGACTTTTTAAGGACACAATGTCTCAGTGTTCAGAAATAACGGTGTAGTTAACCGTACGTATCTATAATGACTACTTTCCTCTCCTATTGTGTGCCATAGGTTTTATGacattgtacattttttgtAGTGGTAAATGTCATTAGCGTGTGTCATTTTTTTGAAGGGGCCTTTGACCAGATTGACAGGTTATTCCAGTGTATTGTCTATCACATCAAGGTGCGACAGTTCAGTCACCAGTTTTGGATAATGTTGATTATGAAGTAGGCATTTATCTTTGCTGCATAGGTGCTAAGATACAGTTGTTGATGACTCCAACCTTTTGCCAAGTGCCTAACCCAAGTTGTACATGTTGCTGTTGTCTGTCACTGCGCCATAAGGTTATGAAGGCTCTGTTAGACTGATAAACTAGTGTTTTGTACTGTGTAGTGTTACAtgcatttcatattttcatcagATTTCAAAATCCCACTTGTACATCTGCAGAGTCCAATTTAGTTGGCTGAGGTCTGAAGGCTTTTATATGCTTAATGTTCTCATGCCTGCACTTTATTTCAGGTTGtagttacatttacattttatagttGCATTTCACTGCTTTTTTATTGTGGTGGCTGAACAGGGAAAGGGCAAAACAACAATTTTGTTAACTTTTCCTTTTATGTGATTTTTGTTTCAAACAACCATTTAGATTAATTGtcatactgtttgtttttcttctagGTTATCCTATCATCTTGTAGcatcattaatttatttatacttCACAAAATGCTTGAGTTTAGGGGGTAAGTTCTACCTCGTTTAGATTTTAGTTGTCCTCTACCTCCCCTACTCTCAACGCAAACGCTCTGTACATTTTCCGATACATTCTCAAGTATGCGCTATGATTTTTCATTCTCAACCTGCTGAGTTGAACAGTAATGAATGTATCACTGGACACTTTACACAACTCAGAATGGTCCGAGTACTTTGTAGGCCCCTGCTGTACATTCCTTATCGATATGCATTTGCCAAGTTGTGCCTTTCTTTAGCAAACCATGTCAAAACTGCTTTCAAGTTGTCTCTACAATTCAAGTAATGTTGGAGCCAATTTGGCCTGTTtacaatgtaaatgtgttttcttttgtttttcaaatgtttccttcacctaaatgttttctgattttgaaaaataaaatcagggTGACTTTTTCAACATGTTTCCCTGTAATTACTTCACCACAGATGACATTGTTACTCAAACTTACAGGCGCTACCAGCCCATGCAAGTTTTGAACGCACATAAAATCCCTCATTTACATCAATTCACCTTCAGATGTCTCGAGTGAAGATTCTTTCTGCCGTCGTGACCCACCGGTAGCCATTAATCCCTTGCCATTTTGCATCCCCAATGGAAGAACTATTTGCATCCACAAATGAAGAGAGCGCTCTAATCATGTGTGTCCACGATCAATTTTACATCAACTACACAGTGGCTCTTTCTGTCACAATTTTGACACAATACTTTGCACAACAGGCATCACAGGGCACTTAAATTAGTAGTAGGGAATCAGAAATACGGGAGCATGTGTACTGCCTTACAACAGCTGTAAAGTAAATGCAACCCTAATCTTAATGTTCAGATTTAATAAAGTTGTGTGAGTTCTTATGGAGAATACAACAGAAAGTATAAATCCAACAGCATACAAAGTTAAACAATCATGAATtaaattgatatattttttgtaggGAAAATAGGAATGCAAATAGTTGTAACTTATTGTTGTGGCTCGCCTCAAATCATGATAACAAATACAGCTGTGGTCATAGTTGTCGCATACATTATACAAATAGTGCGTTTTTGCTACAGTAGTTTTACCACAACCTTCCTCTTCCCATTTCCCGTACTTAATATTTCTTACACCTGTTTAATATATGATGTTGAAATGTACACCTCTGCTtctctggtaaaaaaaaaaatacaccatTATGTATAAAAATTCTGCTTCAGAGTTAAGGCTTTCATTATGTAGAccatttaagtaaaagtacatatGTGAGTTGTACTAGCATAACAATTGGACGGCGTAATTAGATTATTTAATTCAGTTAATAAACTGTAAACAGATACCCAGTGATGGTCAACCCTTTTAGTTTATTTTGACTTATTTTGTCAGATTATACTTTTTCTCTGGATTGTGTGGCCTGCATGTCCAGACTAAGCTTGACTGATAATATTTCGCTTCCTTCTTAGTTTGGCTGTGGGACAAACTGCGCGTGTACCACTTTTATTAACTGGTGACCTGAACTCTCAGCGTATCTTTGCACAAACCAGCCTCAGTGGCTGAAAACACGTGGATTTAATGCATCATATTCTACACTGATCATGTCTGTTTCACGTGAAATCAAGCTGCTGTagctgttaaataaatgtataaagtaTGAAGTAACATGAATAGccatactcaagtaaagtactaGTACTTCAAAATGTTACATAAGCGCAATACTTAAATGTACTTGTTATGGTATTTTCAACTGCTCCTCAGTAGCTTTCCCCAAACAGCACCATAAATAAAGGGTTGACCAATATGGCATTTTCTGGGCCAAAACCGATAACGATTATTAGAAATGAAGGAGACTGAGTATGAAAACtgaggttctgtgtgtgtgggagggacattgtgtgagaggatgttgcctcagagccaaagcagcacattttttaattagtttactCTGTCGGCAATCTGACAGAATTATCACCAATACTGATAATCAGGGGAAAAAATGCTGATTATCTGCCAACTAAATCGCTGATAATTGCTCTACCCCTGCTATAAAGACTTTGGTTGACAGGTATCTTGAAGATCACATCCTCCTCTGTTGCCTCTGATATATGCAGAAATAAATGCTGATTTCATGTAGTTATCTGTAAATGTGTATTTCACATGTAAGCTTACAGATCATCCATCACCATCACATAGGCTGTCATTTAACAAAACTACAACATAGAATGGATGTTGTCTTTTTACATATTCAGATACAGCTCTATTTGAATGTTTACCTACGTTTTGTCAGCTTtgttgaacctttttttttagctgaatGGGATTTTTCCCTATGTTTTGTCTAtaagaagcaaaaaaaattgAGACAAAAAATACTTGCCTATAGAGCTGATTGATTCTGCTTAAACCCCAATTAATTAACAAATACAGGGATATTTAATCAtgtaaaaaaacactgacaacagaaatgttacataaaataTTAGATTATGAACTGGGTCAGTGCCTGATGCCGTGATAAGAGTTCTGTGTGTCCCAGACTGCTGAGCCGCCCGGCGTGAGTGACAGCTGGGAAGCCTCCGCCCAGAACCGCTACAGACGGGCGGACTGCCTTCTGCCTGTAACCCCGCTACCAGGAGCTGCAGGAATGACCGACAATATCCCCCTGCAGCCCGTGAGACGGCCGAAAAGACACGACAGTAAACACAGGAATGGGTAAGGTCGAGACACGGCTCGGAAATATGAACAAGAAGCCATTTTTTTAACGTGTTTCGCTCGCGAGCTTGTGGATGACAGTGTAGCCGTTGGAGTGTTTACAGGAGCGCGTCGACATTGTCTCAATAACTAGCTTAAACGGTGGCGGttttttaagaggaaaaacagcagttaGGGACAAAACAACGACTAACAGATGcataaatgttaatgtaaatgatgtGGCCATTCATTGTAGCGTTTAATAAGCTAGCCAAAGCTAGCTAGAAGACATCCTTGTTCCGGGGTGCAGCTTGAAGCAAGTGCATTGACGCCCATGTCAATATTTGCTCGGTTGACAGGAGCTCAGCCTGTCAAAGAGCAGACATGTAGGCCTTGGCTTGAAAGAGCTGCATCCTAAATTCAAACATGCTAGCTGGCTAAATGATGCTTTGAAGGTTTATGTTGACCAACACTTTAAGGGGCAGGCCTCTTACAAGAGGatggagacacaaacacagggcAGACACAAAGCTGAAATGCAGCCAGTAGTCCCATCAGGCTATCATGGTGATGTCACCtcctgtaataaacacataGCACAAGGCTAGCTGCTTAATGTGCACTATTACATGTAGTTGGAAATATAATTTATAGTCTGGTTCATCATTTATCTGTCCACTCTCTGACATGGTAGGTAGCTTTACactcagttgccagtttattaggtaCGCCTAGCTAAAACTAATGCAGTCTAATACAAAAGTCCTGCAGCAAATCCTACCTACATGAAGTGTATAACAttcagttttcagttcagttttgtaTACGTCaatagagaaaaaacatttctgtataATGTCATGCAATTCAACCGCACGACTGACAACATCCCTTCATGAATGAATCAGCTCTCTTGGCCTATTCAACAAAAACTAGAGCCAGATCAATACATCATGTGGCCAATATTATTGGTCCGTCATAAATGAGTATTGTTGTGTATGTTGCCTGATATGCAACAATATGAAAGACTTTTTTTAGATATTGTAATTCAGAAACATTTGCTTAGTGTAATTTGTGATCATTGAATTCTCAGTACGTTTaatgtttcagtgcactgacgTCATTCAGACatgtgtttgataaccacatttgagggatcatcaATAAATGTGTGACTGTATAGGCTCATACATCAAACTTGGGTTTTTGCTAATATCTTTATTGGCCTCGCCCCAAAAATCGATCAGTTGTACTCTAATccaaactgaatatttaaaccTTTACACAGGTAGGATTTAATTCTATTGttgcattaaagggatagttcaccTTTCTTCTTACCTATAGtgctatttatctattttaatcATTTTGGTGGGAGCTGCAAAATTTGGGAGATAACTGCAGTAGAGATGTCTGTGCTCTATCAAGTATTATGGAGCTAGATAGCATTTGTCTTGCGGTCCTCAAAGTGCCATAAAAAAGGAAGTGTGAAAAACTCAACGACATTATCTCTTTACAGAAACCATGACTTgcttactcaagataatccacagactttGTTGTGAGCAAGATGAGAGGCTCGTGCTCGTCATAACCGGGAATGTTAACTTTAATGGCGTCCTCCTTAGCTAAGTTGTTATGTTAATTAACTTAGTTAGGTTTGTTAGCTAGCCTCTTACTGCTTAGGTTCGTACGCTTCCTTCTGAGCAGTGACATGGTTGGACCATTAGCGAGTGCCATCCAGTACCAAAACTCCTCAACTCACACCAGAACAATCCCGGTAGATGAATCGCACAGGGGTGaatgacaagaaaaaacaactgcCCTTTGAACTGCATTTGTACTAGCTAGGTGTGTCTAATAACCTGGCATCTCAATATACTGTAAAAACAATTAAGTGTCTCATATATCAATaagtaaacatgtaat from Sparus aurata chromosome 7, fSpaAur1.1, whole genome shotgun sequence carries:
- the sall4 gene encoding sal-like protein 4, producing MSRRKQAKPQHIDSDEPASIGNGILRDDQAEEAGNEMKRFRMDETKICNKCCAEFFDEAEFLEHEKNCTKSQKVVIMKEGDGNEVPEEYSQGSPDGLMSDHDDSQSSSHSLSNVNAEEDSSMNTEDMGQHDQDESPEMTFHPLSKLQDSNVTLEAMADTKVAVSQHSSNNKSLTSSQETMLAIPMILEQLVCLQQQQLQQIQLTEQIRIQVAMMTPQGLQSSVGAVMDPLKALGAHLSQQLSAAAALIGKRTGSENLSIETMKQGKLPLPSGVPASLPGGVGSITSKTDILKGIPDLASRLPALLPQSPGILGFPGTFNGIQAGIESSKKVKSKMLSLPPETKNGDSLYKHKCKYCGKTFGNDSALQIHLRSHTGERPFKCNICGNRFTTKGNLKVHFQRHRDKYPNITMNPHPVPEHLDNIPTSSGIPFGMSVPFDESNMTEIKPLMSHPAAGFHPSSMPGLKSFDTFAESPFSQRPSPSTSDSSPSVSLNVFGPETGLDPTPKDTKEQLGALHQMNGSGHPGEQSSGTAKLQQMVDGLDKKTNDPNECVICHRVLSCQSSLKMHYRTHTGERPYKCKICGRAFSTKGNLKAHYGVHRANTPLKMQHSCPICQKKFTNAVVLQQHIRMHMGGQIPNTPMPENQFEAAEAMESSLPEDTPINTSGFEGSMEEPKPELNSHKPNETPESLPPPPEEQPQQHIAPAMFSSLDVLKNLTSALALKRQSSTASESEGTSKESPSAPREQEYQNGRSPAISDSAMSFNSVSPVNNTGSCKSPESAVDEYARSVSKPESDGSAQGGTESGGALDLTASSSFTPKAIKEEPCIPFTNGDYIPSHMPFMRMPSSLASLEMKIPPENPLGHHGLFSSHMPQGTAMPSISTAPRRSTKQHVCHTCCKNFSSASALQIHERTHTGEKPFACNICGRAFTTKGNLKVHIGTHMWNNSSRRGQRLSLDNPMALMAMSSEAKMLPEIMQVPKELAAPQMNFDPSLWNQYAAAFSGGLTMKTNEISVIQGGGIPLPGSPAGGPLIGSTGGLMKMDGSHSGLPASVAEIEKNSSDSVPKSQFPHFMEEGKIAVN